From a single Brassica napus cultivar Da-Ae chromosome C9, Da-Ae, whole genome shotgun sequence genomic region:
- the LOC106345213 gene encoding uncharacterized protein LOC106345213, with protein MEKARKDHGVVISYSKAWRSQEHGQDIARGTPDDSYAALPIWFHMIKEKNPGSVTFIEVDSVGKFKYAFLSLGPSIRGFKLMRKVLSVDGAHLKAKNKGTLLAATTQDGNFHLYPIASAIVDSENEASWSWFMTCLKTIIPDKEDFVFVSDRATSTENALLQHYPLAHRGICVFHFEKNVLDNFKSSTLIPLVVEAAYAYTKDDFDCYFHEIDPSDIVLADYLRKTNFRKWSRAYSPANRFNIMTSNLAESINSLLKVSLEYPIVCLFDTIRMIMTRWFTERREQGVRHIHHVTLDVGNKMNKLYDFTSRFLDVSKINDSEFEVKGDTRDQVVNFQTRDCSCFVFDVEKFPCAHAIAAAKAGNKHENNYVDEFFSNERCFLSVIVVIHYHVYICLYN; from the coding sequence ATGGAAAAAGCTAGAAAAGATCATGGTGTTGTGATTTCATATTCAAAGGCTTGGAGGTCTCAAGAGCACGGCCAAGATATAGCTAGGGGTACTCCTGATGACAGTTATGCAGCTTTGCCTATCTGGTTTCAcatgataaaagaaaagaatccaGGTTCTGTGACTTTTATCGAAGTTGATTCTGTTGGAAAATTCAAATACGCATTTTTGTCGCTTGGTCCATCTATCAGAGGGTTTAAGTTGATGAGGAAGGTACTTTCTGTTGATGGTGCCCATCTGAAAGCAAAGAATAAAGGGACTCTACTTGCTGCCACAACACAAGATGGTAATTTTCACTTGTATCCTATAGCTTCTGCTATAGTTGATTCTGAGAATGAGGCCTCATGGAGTTGGTTTATGACATGTCTGAAAACCATCATTCCTGATAaagaagattttgtttttgtctctGATCGTGCAACCTCTACTGAAAACGCTCTTTTACAACATTATCCGCTTGCTCACCGTGGAATTTGCGTCTTTCACTTTGAAAAGAATGTCCTAGACAATTTCAAGAGTTCAACACTTATCCCTTTGGTTGTTGAAGCTGCTTATGCCTACACCAAGGATGATTTTGATTGCTATTTTCATGAGATTGATCCGTCCGACATTGTATTAGCAGATTATCTTCGTAAAACAAACTTCAGGAAGTGGTCCCGAGCTTATTCTCCTGCTAATCGCTTCAACATCATGACGTCAAACTTGGCCGAATCTATAAATTCTTTGCTGAAAGTGAGTCTTGAGTATCCAATAGTCTGTCTTTTTGACACAATTAGGATGATAATGACTAGGTGGTTCACTGAACGACGTGAGCAAGGAGTTCGTCACATCCACCATGTCACTCTCGATGTGGGGAACAAGATGAATAAGCTATATGATTTTACGTCTCGCTTTCTCGATGTTTCCAAAATCAATGATTCAGAGTTTGAGGTTAAGGGAGATACAAGAGATCAAGTTGTGAATTTTCAAACAAGGGATTGTTCATGCTTTGTGTTTGATGTTGAGAAGTTTCCTTGTGCTCATGCAATTGCCGCTGCAAAAGCTGGAAATAAGCATGAAAATAATTATGTCGATGAGTTTTTCTCCAATGAAAGGTGCTTTCTCTCAGTCATTGTGGTAATACATTACCacgtttatatatgtttatataattgA